ttcatcaataccggcatggtattcatcactaccggcatgatcCTCATTGCTTccgaatgataaaaaaaaagacgttttcaagggagtggggaaatggggaaaatttaaaagggaagagaatttgaaagggagtggggaaaatttagaatttgaaaagGAGTGGGAAAAATTCAGAGTTTGAAAGGAAGTGGGAAAAACTCTAATTTTTGAGGGAAGTGGGATAAATAGGggatatgattttatttttttatttttgttttgagcaAATAGTATATTaatattttcatacccaaaatcaccccttagcacacaccatgggttgaGAAAAATAATCTATATCCCCAATTAAtatttttatcccccaatttcgccTTCTTAATAATCTCAAACACTACGTATCACCTAATATTCGCTTTAGAAGTCAAAGAGATTAATAAAATGAACACATACCGGCAGATGTTTACAATTACTTATTTGCATGTGCAAAATGCACTAATAAAAGAGCTGCTGGTATCAAACGCTTGTGCATTTTCTATCCGTTTTTTGTCAGATAGTCTGAAAACATTTATCAGAACAATCGAGCTGTTCTATATAATGTTTAATATATATCCctttggttaaaaaaaataaGTTCGACTTTGGATATCTGCATCTTCATGAGCAAAGAATCTTAGATATGTAACTCCTTTTCCAATGAATTCACCTTTAGTCGCCAACTCTAAAGGTGGTGCAAAACATAAAATGGTAAGCTAGGGTTCGTACAGTACCCTTGAGTCGCTGCAAAACGAGAGTACCTTTTGGTTTGTTCACTAGCTAACATCATGTTGCGCCAGGATGACAAGGTGCAGCTTGAGCTGTATTGCCCAATTTGGTTGCTTTTAAACCTCTACTTCCTCCCGCTTCATCAGCTGCCTGTGCTTGCAGCTGCAGGATAGTTGACTCCACTTGAGCATTGTCAGTGGTTACCTGCACGGTGGATCTGCTGCTAACTGCAGTTACCTGCAGGGTCACAAACAATTAGTACCAACCCTTCGTGTAAAACAAAAACACTAAGAATTTGTAAAAGATTTTTACAGTGCTATTTAAAAGAAAATGGTAATTTTTTCAGATTCCACAACCACTATGGATATCAgcaaattataaaacaatatgccaagcaataataaaacaagggcattTGAAGTAGTAAAATTGTGAAATATAAGAGCTTCTGACAGCTCTTCTCATCTTCCTTTGTTCTCTCTTTCTCTAATCATCTTCTCATCTGTAATAGAGAAGAAAAGTTCTGATCACATTTTTGGTTTTGAGGGGAAGAACTCTAAAGTGATAAATGAGAAACACTAGTGGCGGCCCCGCTCGGGGTCGTCTATGGCCTCAAGTTTTACTTGCAATGGCTGTAGTCTTTGTATCTTACAATGTGGGATCTGTTACTGCTGATCCATATCTTTACagttcatcaccaccaccatctccatctcctCCACCACCATACCTCTACACATCTCCCCCACCACCAGTAGTATACCAAATTCCACACCATTATCCACGTATCATTAAAGCAGTTGGGAAAGTATACTGTTACAGATGCTATGACTGGAGCAACCCAAAGAGATCTCATGCCAAGAAACACTTCACCGGTAAGCATTTACAACTTCCACAATTTCATTAGTTTTCTTCCTTAGATCATAAATTCAACTCATCAATTGTTACTAGCTAAACTAAAAGTTTTAGAATATTTCTTCTGTTACGACGAGAAGAAATTTCCCCAACAGAAGACTAAAACACGTAATGGAAATCCTTATGATATTTCATTCAAACACTAGTTTCCAAAACATGCCCCCACTTGCTCGGCAAAAGGTTTGCAGAGCTGTTCCACTTCAGAATCAAAGTGTTATTCTTGATGTCATAACATATCAGCATGAAAAATTCAGCACCTTACAATACTACTGAATAATTTAGCAAATAAGAACTCATATACCTACTGAGGTTAAGTGCTTGACAATACATAAAAAGCAATAAATTGTCTATGTTGATATGGGAACAGGTGCTACTGTGGAAGTCAGTTGCAAGGCAGGAGAGAAAGAAATTGTTGCCTATGGAGAGACCAAGACCACTGGTAAATACAGTGTTACAATCAAAGGATTCAACTATGCCAAATATGGAGAAACGGCTTGCAAGGCTAAGCTGCATATGGCACCAAAGGGTTCAGCCTGCAACATCCCTACTAACTtaaatggtggaaacaaaggaaTTCAAGTCAACATCAAGTCAAAGAATCACTACTTAATTCTGCTCCAGACAGAGCCATTTGCCTATGCTTCCAAAACTCCTTACAAAGAATGCGCAAAGAAGATTTCACCACCGCCACCATCTCCAGTACCCACCTCATACTACTACACTGAGTTGTAAAAGTCGCTAGGCGGGTGTCAGGCGGCTGGGCAAGGCCTGGTTCCTGGAGAGACTAGTCGTGGACTAGCCGGGGAATAGTCGGGAAAAATTAGTGCACACATAGTGTAACCAAGAGATGGAGGGGTGAACAAACCATGTACTAAATAGATAATTCAATAATACTTAAGTTGGTGTTGCTACTTAGACTCAGATTTGTGTTACTCACTACTTTTAAGCTTCTAAATACACAACACAGCAGTCCTATTAATCCCAAAGCTTCTAAATGACAGCTTCTTGTTACAAAGTTTACACCAAACTTTGTCTGTGTTAGCTTCTATGTTCTCACCCCACTCCCATGCTATATCTTTACCATTCTCTGGCATTGGTACTGTGCTTGATGTGTTAGTAGTAGCCATTTTTgaagaacagaaaagaaagaagaggagaagaagaagtggctatgcgaaaagaaatggggaagaagaaggaaagataGATTAGAAAACCCTAGTCCCTTACTAAAACCTTGGCTAAGTTACTTTTTTATAAAATCGCTCCAAAATCGGGGAATAGGCACCAAACCACCTAATATCAAAAGGCCTGAAAATTTTCAGCTGTGTGGCCTCGCCTTTTATAACTCAGAATTACTACTGCAAGTCACCGTCCCCACcatcgccatcaccaccaccaccttcaccaTCACCTCATCCACCTTTTATCTGCtcgtctccaccaccaccatatgtATACTCATCTCCTCCACCAACATACGGTcaagtcaccaccaccaccaccatacgcCTACTCACCCCCACCCTCCACCACACCTTTACCAATCACCACCTCCACCAATGAAATTTCATCCTTATTACCACTTTCAAACTTTACTGCTCATATCAATATTCTGACAGAATATACTCTATTATGATATGCAGGTTATCATCAGTTCACTAGTGCAATAAGCAAAGTCACATCAAGCTCATGGTCATCATGCCCCAACCTTTATGTTTACATGCTGTGAATACGAGTCTTTATAAAACCGCAAGTTCAAATCTTCAAGTATCAGAACAAATGTTTTCTCCTACCTCTTTAATGGCCTTCTTACacattttattattggtttattCTAGTAGTAAGCCGAAAGAAGACAAAACATTTGTGATGGAAGCTCCAGTTTGTGACTGATTGTTTTATAGAGTTTTATTTGTTGTAGTTTTCGATTTTCAAATTGTATCTTGTATTGCATTTGTCTGTGCTTTAAGCACCTACATGTTTCAAATAAATCATCGTTCTTTATTCTCAAAATTACAGCTTACTGACTATAGTTAACTCATACTCCAGAAAATGACAATACTACCTCTCAATTCTCTCTAAACTACTTCTAACTGTCTGAAGCTTAACGCAAAAAGCTGTTACTCAAATCTGGCACTAATCCATGTTGACAAATGAAGCAAAATGACACCCCCAAAAGCTAAAGCAGCAAACCATATGCAAAATCACTTTCGGCGTCCAAACTACTTCTGTTCTCTAACATAATTGATCAAACAAAAACATAACCATATGCAAGATAATTGTTTCTCAAAATGCAACATCTCAACGATGAAGTGAAAATGCATGATCACATGTACTGCAGTAGAGCATCTTGGCAAAATCCAGAATACGAATACACAAAGTAATGATTCCAAAGCTAGAATAAGCAAAGGATATGCACAAACCTAGCTCATTTGGCGGCAATTTTTCCACCATCATTGACCCACTTCCAACGCAGTGCCCTTATAATTTGATATCATGGCTGCAGATGTGCGAGATAAATAAGCATTTTGCATAGAAACCCCGTCAAATTTCGATGTAATGGGTAATCAATATCAATAAAAACCGAACCTTTTAGAGACTCTCTTGTACACTAAACtactaatcaaaatcaaaattcaaatatataagattgaacACATTAATACCTGAAGATGAAAGAAAATAGATCTCTTTTCTTCATCAGAGAATGATTAGCATTCTCCCTCCAAAATAAAAAAACCCCTGAACCCTGAAAATAAAAACCCCCTAAAACGCTAAACTCTCTGCCACTGATGAACTGAGAAAGAGAGATGGTGGGCTTCAGAGGGTAGAATGTGTAAAAATCCAAGACCCATTTTGGGTTTTGTCCATGTCGAAGGGAGTAACTAGTAATAGTTAAATAATTAAATGGGTAATTTATCAAATTATGTAACTCTTAAAGGAGGTAAATTGAAAGATAAATATATGACTTTCAATTTGGAACCACACTGAGAGTTCTTCTAGACTTCACTCTCAGAGACAAACAAATTtcattgattgattcaataaaatgaAGCTTTCAGGGatcaaccatgaatcaataatttcatcttccttctcaaAAACCCACAAAACCCATACACTATCTTCTTCGTTCTCATCAGCTAAAGTTCCAAATTTCAAAACTTTGCCATCTTTCCAGAAACTATCCACCCATTCACATCAGTCTGTAAAGAAAGTTTTCATCTTTAATCCAAAATCTTCTATTGGAGGAGAAACCAACAAGTCTGGCACTTCAAAAACTCCTGCGCAATTACTTAGAAATCTTTTGGATTCACCAGGGGTTCATCAAGGGCCTGCTTGTTATGATGGTCTTAGTGCAAAATTAGTTGAAAAGGCAGGTTTTGATTTCTGTTTCACGAGTGGTGAGTTAAATAATCGATCCCCATTTCTCGAATCTTTATGAATTTTACTTGTAGTGATATGGGTTTTGTGTATTTCAGGATTTTCTATTTCAGCTGCTAGACTGGGGTTACCAGATGTTGGTCTTATTTCATACGGAGAAATGGTTGATCAAGGTCGTCAAATTACTGAAGCTGTATCAATACCTGTAATTGGTGATGGAGATAATGGGTATGGAAATGGAATGAATGTCAAAAGGACTGTTAAAGGGTTCATTAAAGCTGGTTTTGCCGGAATTATTATTGAAGATCAGGTTCATTTCATAGTATTTTACATTACTGAACTTATCATCATTGCTTTAGATTGCGCTTGACGGACAAATGAATTGTTATCGAACATCAATGTGTATAGGTTACGTGTTAGGGCCACACTACATAGTAAGCAGATGAACATGTCGTCTATCTTTTGTATTTAAGCTGCGTAAATGGCTATGTTCCTCCATTTGTGTACATCCGCATTGGTTGTAATAGAAGATGCCTTCTGTGAACTGATTTTTCATTGTGTTTTCTGTGTTTAGCATGATTTGTCATTACAATTGGGTGGTCATGATGTTTATCGTCTTGTTTTCTTTGAAAAGGTATCTCCAAAAGCTTGTGGTCATACCCAAGGTAGAAAGGTGGTTTCGAGGGAGGAGGCAGTAATGCGGATAAAAGCAGCTATTGATGCGAGGAGGGAGAGTGGTATGGACATTGTTATTGTAGCACGGACAGATTCACGTCAAGCTGTGTCTTTTGAGGAAGCGTTATGGAGATCGCGAGCTTTTGCGGATGCTGGAGCTGACGTTCTTTTTGTTGATGCACTTGCTTCGAGGGAAGAAATGAAGGGATTCTGTGAGGTCTATCCTCTAGTACCAAAGATGGTATACTCTTTTCCTACATAGAGTTCGAGTAAAAATATACTCCGTATTACTGTTTTTTGTCTCTCTTCGTGCGCATTTTCATTTgcatcaaaatctcattccttttGTACCTTGCATGTATTGGTTTCATGATCCGTTTGATCTAGGATAAATACACCATCACAGTTTTATATCCCATAAACTGGTTTTATAGTAGATATCATATGGTTGGACTACGCAAGTGCCATTTGTTCCAGTTCAATAGAACGAAGAGTACAATAAAGACCTAAGCGTTCTTACTGAAACACTCTGAAGTAGTAAATGAACAATATTACAATACTGATTCATATATCGAAATGCTCCAATTTCTAAGTACCATGCAAATCCGAGATGGACCTCTATTGCTAATTTGGAGAAATATTGCCTGAAAATGATATTTTTCTGACTATAGTGGTTTTGTTAAAGAAATACTAGTATGAAATTGTGTGTGACCATGCTTAAAAGATTACTACTAAATTTCTTCTATCTAGTCTGGTAATCAACTTTTTTCCATCCTTTTTATGTAGGCCAATATGCTTGAAGGAGGTGGGAAAACTCCAATACTAAATCCCACCGAGCTTGAACAAATGGGGTTCAAAATTGTGGCCTATCCATTGTCCTTGATTGGGGTCTCTGTTCGAGCAATGCAGGTGACTGATCTTGTTACTTTCCGTACTTCGAATATGTACTGCATAAATTATCATGCATTGATTTTTGGAAACTCGCTATCACTCCGTAATCTAAATGAACAATTATTTCAAGCAAGAAATTTAAGCAAAATCATATCGGCAGGACGCTCTAACTGCTATAAAAGGTGGTCGCCTTCCTCCCCCTGGAAGCTTGCCATCATTTGAAGAACTCAAGGAAACCTTAGGGTTCAATGCATACTACGAGGAAGAGAAAGTGTATGCTACCCGCAACAGTCAATCATTTTCTCAGAGAGGTTGGTATTAACTAGACCTCTAATTTTTTTAATCTTGAGGTGTCCAAATGTTACTTGTATTTTTGTATAGTAGAACAAAGCCCAGCCTCATCTTAAGTTTGGTTTGATCATTCTTAAGTTTGGTTTGATCATTCATCAACTTGTCTGAGTTCAGTTTCGAAAGACCTGGTTTAAAGTTAAGCCCCAAGTTTTACGTCATATTCTTTATTTACTCACcagaaagcatcaacatatacGGTAACCAGGAGAGGACAAAAGATGTTACTGAAGAAAGAGATCAAAGTGAGCAAGATAATGTTGTTGAAGTGGTAACACCTGAAGTGTACTATGGTGCAGATGGCTCAAAAGGTCGTTTCTCCGGGATCTGGTCCCGCCAATTAAGAGTCAAGGTCACTGGAAAGGATGGATCTGAGAAACTTGAAATCCGAATTCCTGTAAGTTCTTTTTACTTATAAATCATGAGGTATAGAAAGGTCATCTTGCTTGTAGCAGGTTTTCCATACAATATTGCTGCACATTTTTCTTTATGGATCCTATGTGGTCATAATCAACCAATTATGACGGGGTTGGAAATGTTACAGAATGTTCCATGACAAGTACTCTGGCTTCTCGAACATATGTActgtgttttttttgttttttcttctttttcttgcttCCCGTTCGCCCATATTGATGCATTAGGTACAGATAGCTGTATACACATTTACTAATGATAGTTGTTTGTTCATACTTGAAACAGGCTGGATTCTTAGACGGAATAACTAACGTAGTTCCAGGTACTATTTCTTTTCCGCCAAAATGTGATTAAGAGGACAATATTCTATTTTAGCTTGAGCAGACACGGCTTTAACtaacttattttgttttctttccctATGCAGCTTTGGGTGGTGTAAATATCAAATCCCTATTGGATGATGCAGCAGGAGAACCAGGAGGGAAGAAATTGTTGGACTTCAATGACACCATGGGTGACAGAATCCAGGTCTTTCTAGAGTAACTTCCAAACACACTGAAGAATTCACCGTACCCTGATATACTGGAATTGGAAGAAAACAAATACTGTAGGATACATGAATCAGTGGCAGTTTTATAATATAAAATGTGATTACATATGTTACAAATCATTTACTTTCTCAATCTGAACCATGTATCAGATGTCATAAGAAAATGAAGTTTTGTCatgtgggaggtggtggtgaatCCTTTCCATGATCCATCCCTCTGAGCTTACACTACTAGCAAGCACACGGGCCAATGTTCAGGGGCTTCGGGCTTGAGCTAAGCTAAGTGCTTCCTTCCTTGGGCCATTTAGGATGGATGGTGTGAATCTAGGATAGTTCTTAACAAATTCCCTAAAAACAATGTCATATCTAGGAAATTTTCAACCCTTAAAAGGGGAAGTGAGTGTTCTAAAAATTTattcaaaaactaaaaagaaaatttactcaaaaacaaaagagggtaaaatagaatttttcattattattgttatttttattttatttttatagacGAAGGACTACTGATTTGCCTCAACAACTGGCGGGCGCCAAATCGGTGGAGTAACTGGCGGGCGCCAAATCAGAGGAGTAGACAAAACATAGAAGATGAGGTAACTTTGGCCCAATGAGCCAAGTACGGGCTACATCATTGCGTGTGTGGGGTAGAAAAGTAAAGTTATAAGGAACAAGTTTAGAACTATGATAGAAA
This is a stretch of genomic DNA from Papaver somniferum cultivar HN1 chromosome 1, ASM357369v1, whole genome shotgun sequence. It encodes these proteins:
- the LOC113315953 gene encoding uncharacterized protein LOC113315953 isoform X1 gives rise to the protein MKLSGINHESIISSSFSKTHKTHTLSSSFSSAKVPNFKTLPSFQKLSTHSHQSVKKVFIFNPKSSIGGETNKSGTSKTPAQLLRNLLDSPGVHQGPACYDGLSAKLVEKAGFDFCFTSGFSISAARLGLPDVGLISYGEMVDQGRQITEAVSIPVIGDGDNGYGNGMNVKRTVKGFIKAGFAGIIIEDQVSPKACGHTQGRKVVSREEAVMRIKAAIDARRESGMDIVIVARTDSRQAVSFEEALWRSRAFADAGADVLFVDALASREEMKGFCEVYPLVPKMANMLEGGGKTPILNPTELEQMGFKIVAYPLSLIGVSVRAMQDALTAIKGGRLPPPGSLPSFEELKETLGFNAYYEEEKVYATRNSQSFSQRESINIYGNQERTKDVTEERDQSEQDNVVEVVTPEVYYGADGSKGRFSGIWSRQLRVKVTGKDGSEKLEIRIPAGFLDGITNVVPALGGVNIKSLLDDAAGEPGGKKLLDFNDTMGDRIQVFLE
- the LOC113315953 gene encoding uncharacterized protein LOC113315953 isoform X2, with the protein product MKLSGINHESIISSSFSKTHKTHTLSSSFSSAKVPNFKTLPSFQKLSTHSHQSVKKVFIFNPKSSIGGETNKSGTSKTPAQLLRNLLDSPGVHQGPACYDGLSAKLVEKAGFDFCFTSGFSISAARLGLPDVGLISYGEMVDQGRQITEAVSIPVIGDGDNGYGNGMNVKRTVKGFIKAGFAGIIIEDQVSPKACGHTQGRKVVSREEAVMRIKAAIDARRESGMDIVIVARTDSRQAVSFEEALWRSRAFADAGADVLFVDALASREEMKGFCEVYPLVPKMANMLEGGGKTPILNPTELEQMGFKIVAYPLSLIGVSVRAMQDALTAIKGGRLPPPGSLPSFEELKETLGFNAYYEEEKVYATRNSQSFSQRDGSKGRFSGIWSRQLRVKVTGKDGSEKLEIRIPAGFLDGITNVVPALGGVNIKSLLDDAAGEPGGKKLLDFNDTMGDRIQVFLE